In a single window of the Caulobacter soli genome:
- the glp gene encoding gephyrin-like molybdotransferase Glp, with amino-acid sequence MSGDKLQLKNLTVEAARGRMLADAERLGVEQVALPDALGRVLAAPIVADRDQPPFAASAMDGWAIRRADLSPDTRFQIIGESAAGRAYGQPVGPGQAVRIFTGAPVPSGADLVVIQENATRDGETVTFTIDRDPPPHNIRPAGGDFRSGDALLAQGARIDAWRLSLAASAGRAKLDVARRPRVAILATGDELVPPGATPAPDQIFESGSFSLAALVQAWGGEAVRLRAQADDLDAIAQAVKAAEADLIVTVGGASVGDHDLVKPALAALGLQLRVETIAVRPGKPTWFGLLGDGRRVLGLPGNPASALVCAELFLRPLLAALTGADPTLAISAGLLTAPLPATGPREHWMRAARAIDAEGRVRVTPFPDQDSSLIGVFSRADCLVKRPVGAPPAATGDVVELLPLARG; translated from the coding sequence GTGAGCGGCGACAAGCTTCAACTGAAGAACCTGACGGTCGAGGCGGCGCGCGGCCGCATGCTGGCCGACGCCGAGCGGCTGGGCGTCGAACAGGTCGCCCTGCCCGACGCCCTCGGCCGGGTGCTGGCCGCCCCGATCGTCGCCGATCGTGACCAGCCGCCGTTCGCCGCCTCGGCCATGGACGGCTGGGCCATCCGACGCGCCGACCTCTCGCCCGACACCCGCTTCCAGATCATCGGCGAAAGCGCCGCGGGCCGGGCCTATGGCCAGCCGGTCGGACCCGGCCAGGCGGTGCGGATCTTCACCGGCGCGCCCGTGCCGTCCGGCGCCGATCTGGTGGTGATCCAGGAAAACGCCACGCGCGACGGCGAGACCGTGACCTTCACGATCGACCGCGACCCGCCGCCTCACAACATCCGGCCGGCCGGCGGCGATTTCCGATCCGGAGACGCCCTGCTGGCGCAAGGCGCGCGAATCGACGCCTGGCGCCTGTCGCTGGCCGCCAGCGCCGGCCGGGCCAAGCTGGACGTCGCGCGCCGTCCCCGTGTCGCCATCCTGGCCACCGGCGACGAACTGGTCCCGCCCGGCGCGACGCCCGCGCCCGACCAGATCTTCGAGTCCGGCTCGTTCAGCCTGGCGGCCCTTGTCCAGGCCTGGGGCGGCGAGGCCGTCAGGCTGCGCGCCCAGGCCGACGACCTCGACGCCATCGCCCAGGCGGTAAAGGCGGCCGAGGCCGACCTGATCGTCACCGTCGGCGGCGCCTCGGTCGGCGACCACGACCTGGTCAAGCCGGCGCTGGCCGCCCTGGGCCTGCAACTACGGGTCGAGACCATCGCCGTGCGGCCGGGCAAGCCGACCTGGTTCGGCCTTCTGGGGGATGGCCGCCGCGTGCTGGGCCTGCCCGGCAACCCGGCCTCGGCCCTGGTCTGCGCCGAGCTGTTCCTGCGTCCCCTGCTGGCCGCCCTGACCGGCGCGGACCCGACGCTGGCGATCAGCGCCGGCCTCCTGACCGCCCCCCTGCCCGCCACCGGCCCCCGCGAGCACTGGATGCGCGCGGCCCGCGCCATCGACGCCGAAGGCCGGGTGCGGGTCACCCCGTTCCCCGACCAGGACTCCTCGCTGATCGGCGTCTTCTCCCGCGCCGACTGCCTGGTGAAGCGCCCCGTCGGCGCCCCGCCGGCCGCGACCGGCGACGTGGTCGAGCTTCTGCCCCTGGCGCGAGGCTGA